The following are encoded in a window of Castanea sativa cultivar Marrone di Chiusa Pesio chromosome 9, ASM4071231v1 genomic DNA:
- the LOC142609859 gene encoding putative disease resistance protein At4g27220 — MDVVSVMVTIGGHFVDPIKKHCGYLFHYNSNIKNLEDRIGKLHANIDGVQLKIDAAERNGQVILPMVKRWVEKVRNILNEDAEANKKGLDGWCPRYSLSRKAKKKTLEIDELLNDGQFSEVSSPPPPLGIGYLPIESIMDFESRTQMKKEVLEALRADKINMIAICGMGGIGKTTMAKEVAKRAKDDKLFDEVGMAVVSQTLDLSKIQGQIAEMLGLKFDEKYPLARAERLKKRLMDSKSVLVILDDVWDAFDLEAVGIPYRGQHNGCKILLTSRSEEACTQMKTQKIFPIKVLSEEEAWNLFKEMAGNCIDTPSLHPIAKEVAKECGGLPVAIVTVGRALENKSECEWSAALQLLKNAIPKWIPSLDQKAYSGIEFSYKYLKNDEAKSCFLLCCLFPEDYDIPIEDLVRYGVGQRLFAKIDTVADARNRVHAIAKNLKRSFLLLDSEEGEQFVKMHDVVRDVAISIAENHGFLVRCNEKMEEWPEKDSCECSSAISLASTKFKRHPDGLECPKLELLQLHFGKLKILACYTSPPLPPNLFKGMKGLKVLSLVGLSLPSLPQSINVLQNLRTLQFDQCEITDVSAIGELRKLEILSFTKSGIKELPGEMRNLSCLKLLELTKCYALERIPPDLLSSLSHLEELYMFGVDVKWKPMEEEKKDEEEEEEKKGANASLTELMSLSYLVALKIQIPNIKVLPKDLPFKNETIKLQISLGFKDYFFGHEKQMHNDYLIKNGLELARCDVTDIAENRILLQLFKKSEILNLGGIKYLKNIVYELDKEGFQCLKVLEVYGSDDLECVMDATSDQNPCVAFPTLESLELVNLPNLKEIYHSQFLERSFSRVCFGNLKSLRLRNLPRLIGFCTGVGPVELVQPSLNQEVRRIGTDEVTNVEKHKMTDIQQHKLFSSNTILWAPNLENLELGRADSLEVVFDLEGPKANTDHQRIAVLAQLKTLELKNLSQLRYVWKNVPLGIQGFQKLTSIKVSKCYPLRYLFPTSIAKLLVQLQSIEINECYAIENIVQRDGEEEATDNILFPRVSSLRLRDLPNMMSFCIEAYSSEWSSIKEIYLVDCGKLKTIGSEIQSKRKSMGNWIQDPMSMNFGPLVSFGDALSVYHVAKIMV; from the exons ATGGATGTTGTTTCAGTTATGGTAACCATAGGAGGACACTTTGTGGACCCAATCAAAAAACATTGTGGCTATCTGTTTCACTACAATAGCAACATCAAGAATCTTGAAGATCGAATTGGGAAACTTCATGCCAACATAGATGGGGTGCAATTAAAAATTGACGCAGCAGAAAGGAACGGACAAGTAATCTTACCTATGGTTAAGAGGTGGGTAGAAAAGGTACGCAACATCCTTAATGAAGATGCCGAAGCAAATAAGAAGGGCTTAGATGGATGGTGTCCACGTTATTCCTTGAGTAGGAAAGCTAAGAAGAAGACTCTGGAAATTGATGAACTACTAAATGATGGACAATTTAGTGAAGTGtcctctcctcctcctccgctGGGAATAGGATATTTACCCATAGAAAGTATTATGGATTTTGAGTCAAGAACACAAATGAAGAAAGAAGTTTTAGAGGCACTAAGAGCTGACAAGATCAATATGATTGCCATATGCGGTATGGGGGGGATAGGAAAAACAACAATGGCAAAAGAGGTAGCGAAAAGAGCAAAAGATGATAAGTTATTTGATGAAGTCGGGATGGCAGTGGTGTCCCAGACTCTAGACTTGAGCAAGATTCAAGGTCAAATTGCTGAGATGCTAGGACTGAAATTTGATGAAAAGTATCCACTTGCAAGAGCAGAACgattaaaaaaaagactaatgGATAGTAAGAGTGTTCTTGTAATATTAGATGATGTTTGGGATGCATTTGATTTAGAGGCTGTTGGAATTCCTTATAGAGGTCAGCACAATGGATGCAAAATCTTGTTGACATCACGAAGTGAAGAAGCCTGCACTCAGATGAAAACTCAGAAGATTTTTCCAATCAAAGTCTTATCTGAAGAAGAAGCATGGAATCTTTTCAAGGAGATGGCTGGTAATTGTATCGATACTCCTAGTCTACATCCAATAGCAAAAGAGGTTGCAAAGGAATGTGGAGGTCTACCTGTTGCTATTGTAACTGTTGGAAGAGCCCTAGAAAACAAAAGTGAATGTGAGTGGAGTGCTGCACTTCAATTGCTTAAAAATGCAATCCCAAAATGGATTCCCAGTCTGGATCAAAAGGCCTATTCTGGCATAGAGTTCAGTTACAAGTACTTAAAAAATGATGAAGCCAAGTCATGCTTTTTGCTATGCTGTTTATTTCCAGAAGATTATGATATTCCCATTGAAGATTTAGTCAGGTATGGGGTGGGACAAAGGTTGTTTGCAAAGATTGATACTGTGGCAGATGCAAGAAATAGAGTCCATGCAATAGCTAAGAATCTCAAAAGATCATTTCTACTATTGGATAGTGAGGAAGGAGAACAATTTGTGAAAATGCATGATGTTGTACGTGATGTTGCAATTTCAATTGCAGAAAATCATGGTTTTCTGGTACGATGTAATGAAAAAATGGAAGAATGGCCAGAGAAAGATTCATGCGAGTGTTCTAGTGCAATTTCGCTTGCATCCACAAAATTTAAAAGGCATCCTGATGGCTTGGAGTGTCCTAAACTTGAGCTTTTGCAGCTACACTTCGGAAAATTGAAGATTCTCGCTTGCTACACTTCGCCCCCACTCCCACCCAATCTATTTAAAGGGATGAAGGGTTTAAAGGTTTTGTCTCTGGTTGGTTTGTCCTTGCCATCACTACCACAATCAATCAATGTCCTTCAAAACCTTCGGACCCTGCAATTTGATCAGTGTGAGATAACAGATGTGTCAGCAATTGGAGAACTTAGGAAACTAGAAATTCTTAGCTTTACTAAATCTGGAATCAAGGAGCTGCCAGGAGAAATGAGAAATCTTAGTTGTCTAAAGTTGTTAGAATTGACAAAATGCTATGCTCTTGAGCGAATTCCTCCTGATCTCCTATCGAGTTTATCTCACCTAGAAGAATTGTACATGTTCGGAGTAGATGTGAAGTGGAAACCTatggaagaggaaaaaaaggacgaggaagaggaagaagagaaaaagggagCAAACGCAAGCCTTACTGAACTCATGTCTTTGTCCTATTTGGTGgctttaaaaattcaaataccaaATATTAAGGTCTTGCCAAAAGACTTGCCCTTCAAAAATGAAACGATAAAATTACAGATATCTCTGGGAtttaaagattatttttttggtcatgAGAAACAAATGCACAATGATTACTTAATCAAAAATGGTTTGGAACTAGCAAGATGTGACGTAACTGATATTGCGGAGAATCGGATACTTCTTCAACTTTTCAAGAAATCTGAAATTTTAAACTTGGgaggaataaaatatttaaaaaacattGTGTATGAGTTAGACAAAGAGGGTTTTCAATGCTTGAAGGTTCTAGAAGTTTATGGAAGTGATGATTTAGAATGTGTAATGGACGCCACATCAGATCAGAATCCTTGTGTTGCCTTCCCTACCCTGGAGTCATTGGAACTGGTGAATTTGCCTAATTTAAAAGAGATATATCATAGCCAATTCCTAGAGAGATCCTTTAGCCGTGTTTGTTTTGGCAACCTCAAATCTCTTCGACTAAGGAATCTACCAAGACTCATTGGCTTTTGCACAGGCGTGGGTCCCGTTGAGCTTGTCCAACCGTCCTTGAATCAAGAG GTTAGAAGGATCGGCACTGATGAAGTGACCAATGTTGAAAAGCACAAGATGACAGACATTCAACAACATAAACTCTTCTCATCCAACACCATCTTGTGGGCACCGAATTTAGAAAATCTTGAATTGGGGAGAGCTGATTCACTAGAAGTGGTATTTGATCTTGAAGGACCGAAGGCCAACACAGATCACCAGAGAATTGCAGTGCTTGCTCAGTTGAAAACTTTAGAGCTAAAAAATTTATCTCAGCTGAGATACGTGTGGAAGAATGTTCCACTAGGAATTCAAGGCTTTCAAAAACTAACATCCATTAAAGTAAGTAAGTGTTATCCTCTAAGATATTTATTCCCAACTTCTATTGCAAAACTGCTTGTGCAACTTCAAAGCATTGAGATAAATGAATGTTACGCAATCGAAAACATTGTTCAaagagatggagaagaagaGGCAACGGATAACATCCTATTCCCTAGAGTTAGTTCCTTGAGACTACGAGACCTGCCAAATATGATGAGTTTCTGTATCGAAGCTTATTCTTCTGAATGGTCATCCATTAAGGAGATTTATTTGGTAGATTGTGGCAAATTGAAAACAATTGGTTCAGAAATTCAGAGCAAAAGAAAGTCAATGGGGAATTGGATTCAAGACCCAATGAGCATGAACTTTGGTCCCCTGGTTTCCTTCGGCGATGCCTTGAGTGTGTACCACGTCGCAAAAATTATGGTCTGA